Genomic segment of Parageobacillus genomosp. 1:
TACGGTAGACCGTCCAGACGTCAAAGGCCGTGAAGCGGTATTGCGTGTACATGCTCGCAATAAGCCGCTCGATGAATCAGTCGACCTAAAAACGATTGCGATGCGTACGCCAGGTTTTTCCGGCGCGGATTTGGAAAACTTATTGAACGAGGCGGCCCTGGTGGCAGCACGGCGGAACAAAAAGAAAATTGATATGAGCGATATTGATGAAGCGACGGACCGCGTCATTGCCGGACCGGCAAAGAAAAGCCGCGTCATTTCCGAAAAAGAGCGCCGCATTGTCGCGTTCCACGAAGCAGGGCATACCGTCATTGGCATGGTGCTGGCTGATGCGGAAATGGTGCATAAAGTAACGATCGTACCCCGCGGTCAGGCGGGCGGTTACGCGGTGATGCTTCCAAAAGAAGACCGCTATTTTATGACAAAACAAGAGCTAATGGATAAAATCACTGGCTTGTTAGGCGGACGGGTAGCAGAAGAAATCGTGTTTAATGAAGTCAGCACAGGCGCGCATAACGATTTTCAGCGTGCAACCAATATTGCCCGCCGCATGGTGACGGAATTCGGAATGAGCGAAAAACTCGGTCCGATGCAGTTTGGCCAGCCGAGCGGGCAAGTATTTTTAGGCCGCGATTTGCATAATGAGCAGAATTATAGCGATAAAATTGCTTATGAAATTGATTTAGAAATTCAACGCATTATGAAAGAATGTTATGAAAAGGCAAAAAGTATTTTAACGCAATATCGCGATAAATTGGATTTAATCGCTACAACATTGTTAGAAGTAGAAACGTTGGATGCCGAACAAATTAAACATTTGTTTGAGCACGGTACATTGCCAAACCGCGATAAAGGCGATGCCAGCAACAATCAAGAAGACCAAAGCGGCAACAACGACATCAAAATTAATATTCAAAAGAAAGAGGAGTAAAGGTGTCTCTTTTACAGGGACATCTTTTTTTATCCGGGAAAAGCAATGTATGATATGATGTAAGAAGTAATATTTGTGAAAAGTGGGGATGAGGCAATGATTTTTGTATTAGATGTTGGCAATACGAATACTGTGTTAGGGGTATATGACGGGGATGAATTAAAACATCATTGGCGCATTGAAACAAGCCGCAGCAAAACGGAAGATGAATACGGCATGACGATCAAGGCGCTATTGAACCACGTCGGGCTTCAGTTTTCCGATATTGATGGCATTATTATTTCTTCCGTCGTTCCGCCAATTATGTTTGCGCTTGAGCGCATGTGTTTAAAATACTTCCATATTAAGCCGATTATTGTCGGGCCAGGGATTAAAACAGGGTTAAATATTAAATACGACAATCCAAGGGAAGTAGGCGCCGACCGGATTGTCAATGCGGTTGCCGGCATTCATTTGTACGGCAGCCCGCTCATTATTGTCGATTTCGGTACGGCGACGACGTATTGTTATATTAACGAACATAAACAATATATGGGGGGCGCGATTGCTCCAGGGATTATGATTTCGACAGAGGCACTGTTTGCGCGGGCGGCGAAATTGCCGCGCATCGAAATCGCCCGCCCTGACGATATTATTGGGAAAAATACGGTTAGTGCGATGCAGGCGGGAATTTTGTATGGCTATGTAGGGCAAGTAGAAGGCATTGTGTCGCGAATGAAGGCAAAAAGCCCTATTCCGCCAAAAGTGATTGCGACAGGAGGATTAGCGTCCTTAATTGCCAGCGAATCGGATGTCATTGATATTGTGGATCCGTTTTTGACGTTAACAGGATTAAAAATTTTGTATGAGAAAAACGTTGATAAAAAATAATGAAAGGTTGAGTTGGTATGGGAGATTACTTAGTGAAAGCGTTGGCTTATGACGGGCAAGTAAGAGCGTACGCGGCCCGCACGACCGAAACGGTTAGTGAAGCACAGCGCCGCCACCAAACGTGGCCGACTGCCTCCGCAGCGCTTGGCCGGGCTATTACCGCGGGAGTCATGATGGGAGCCATGTTAAAAGGGGATGATAAATTAACGATTAAAATTGATGGCGGCGGTCCGATCGGCACCATTCTTGTCGACAGCAATGCGAAAGGAGAGGTACGCGGGTATGTCACCAATCCACATGTGCACTTTGAGTTAAACGAACATGGGAAATTAGACGTGGCGAGAGCCGTAGGAAAAAATGGGATGTTAACGGTCGTGAAAGACCTAGGTTTGCGTGATTTCTTTACTGGACAAGTACCGATTATTTCCGGGGAACTCGGTGAGGATTTTACGTACTATTTTGCTTCTTCGGAACAAGTTCCGTCTTCTGTCGGGGTCGGTGTACTTGTGAATCCAGACAACACGATATTGGCGGCAGGAGGCTTTATTATCCAGCTGATGCCGGGAACGGAAGAGAAGACGATTGAACAAATCGAACAGCGTTTACAAACAATTCCTCCAGTTTCGAAAATGGTTGAAAGCGGGCTAACACCGGAAGAAATTTTAGAAAAGCTGCTTGGAAAAGGAAATGTCAAAGTGCTTGAAACACTTCCTGTTGCATTTGTATGTCGCTGCTCGCGGGAACGAATTGCTGATGCGATTATTAGTTTAGGTCCACAAGAAATTCAGGACATTATGGAAAAAGAAGGGTATGCGGAGGCATCTTGCCATTTTTGTAATGAAACATATCATTTCACAAAAGAAGAGCTCGAACAATTAAAACAACTTGCAGAAGCAAAGGGAGAATAAAAAATTCAAAAATTAAAATGATTGACAATTCAATCGATAACTGATACATTTTAAACAAATTCTATAAAATTAATCGGGATTAGGGGTGGAAAGATGGCAAGAACAGTAAACTCCATTACAGAACTTATTGGCGACACGCCTGCGGTGAAATTAAACCGTATTGTTGATGAAGACAGTGCCGATGTTTATTTAAAACTGGAGTTTATGAACCCTGGCAGCAGCGTCAAAGACCGTATTGCTTTAGCGATGATCGAGGCGGCAGAAAAAGCAGGAAAACTAAAACCTGGTGACACGATTGTCGAGCCGACAAGCGGAAATACAGGAATTGGCTTGGCTATGGTTGCTGCCGCTAAAGGCTATAAAGCGGTTTTAGTCATGCCAGACACGATGAGTTTAGAACGTCGTAATTTGTTGCGCGCATATGGCGCCGAATTAGTGCTAACGCCGGGAAGCCAAGGAATGCGCGGTGCCATTGAAAAGGCAGAAGAATTAGTTAGAGAGCATGGCTATTTTATGCCGCAACAGTTTAAAAACGAGGCTAACCCAGAAATCCACCGTCTAACGACAGGGAAAGAAATTGTTGAACAAATGGGCGACCAATTAGATGCATTCATTGCCGGCGTTGGTACGGGCGGAACGATTACCGGAGCAGGACAAGTTCTTCGTGAAAAATATCCAAACATTAAAATTTACGCCGTAGAGCCTGCGGATTCACCGGTATTATCGGGCGGAAAACCAGGCCCACACAAAATTCAAGGAATCGGCGCCGGATTTGTGCCAGACATTTTAGATACAAACATTTACGATGGAGTCATTACGGTGACAACGGAGGAAGCGTTTGCCGCTGCTCGCCGCGCTGCCCGCGAAGAAGGAATTCTTGGCGGAATTTCTTCTGGCGCTGCCATTCATGCTGCGTTGAAAGTGGCGAAACAACTTGGAAAAGGAAAGAAAGTATTGGCGATTATCCCAAGCAATGGCGAACGCTATTTAAGCACACCGCTTTACCAATTCGAAGAGTAAATCGTCTTCGGCAGGGGAAAGAAACCCTGTCGAACTTTTTTTATAATGATATGTTTGCCGACTCGTTGTACAATAGGAATATATAGCGGTGGAAGGCAAGGAGTGATGTTGCTATGGAGCAAAAACGAAAAAGGAAGAGGCGGACGGTTTCTTATGCATACCGAGACTGGTTTTTGCAATATAAGATGCTTGCACATGAACAGCCATATCACGTTTTATTAGAAAGCGGCCAAGGCGGACGGTATAGCATCATCGGATTCGCCCCCAATGGCATCATTCGCGCGACGGAAAATCAGCTCCATATTGTTTATCATGGGGAAGAAAAACGGTATGAAGGCAACCCGCTATTATTGTTGAAGCAGTGGTTTGCCGGTGTCTCTCTTTCCGCCGCTGATGACGACATTCCTTTTCAGGGTGGATTGATCGGTTATATCAGCTATGATGGTATGCGGTATATTGAAAAAATCCCGTCTTATGCCAGAGACGACTTGCAGCTTCCGTATATGTATTTTTTCATTTTTGACGATGTATTTGTATATGACCATCAAAATCAGCTGCTGCATATGGTTATTCATTATAGAGATGGAGAAGAATTAGAAGCAGAGCGGCGCCTTTCCTTTTATGAAAGGTGTTGGTTGCAGGAAAAGAAAGAAGACGTTCATTGGTCATTTCAAGCTAAAAAAGCCGATCCTTCGGTTTCGATGACAAAAGAGGAGTTTGTGCAAGCCGTTCGCCGGGTGCATCAATATATCGCCCAAGGCGACGTCTTTCAAGTCAATTTATCGGTGCGCCAATCAGAGCCGCTGTTGGTACATCCGTTTCATATTTACGAGCAGCTTCGCGTCATCAATCCATCTCCGTATATGGCGTATATTCATTTTCCAGAGTTTCAAATCGTTAGCGGTTCGCCTGAATTGCTCATCAAAAAACGGGGAAATGACATTAGCACAAGACCGATTGCCGGAACGCGTTCACGCGGGAAAACAAAAGAAGAAGACGAGCGGATCGCGCAAAAGTTGCTGGCCAACGAAAAGGAAATCGCCGAACACGCCATGCTCGTCGATTTAGAGCGCAATGATTTGGGACGCGTATGTCAATACGGCACGGTGAAAGTGGATGAGTGGATGACGATTGAACGATACTCCCATGTGATGCATATCGTTTCACATGTATCTGGAAAACTGCGACAAGGCAAAGATGCATTTGATGTGATCCAAGCCGTGTTTCCTGGCGGCACCATTACTGGTGCACCAAAAGTGCGAACGATGGAAATTATCGAAGAACTCGAGCCGGTACGGCGGGGATTGTATACCGGTTCGATCGGATGGATCGGATTTAATGGAGATATGGAATTCAACATTGCGATTCGCACGATGATCGCGAAAGATGGCATAGCCCATGTGCAGGCAGGAGCTGGAATTGTCATTGACTCGCATCCGGAACATGAATATGAAGAATGTTTGAAAAAGGCGGCAGCCCTTTGGAAAGCGAAAGAGCTGAGCGAAGCAGAGAAACTATATAAGAGCATGAGGTGAGATAGAAATGATTATCATGATTGATAATTATGATTCCTTTACATATAACTTAGTGCAATATTTAGGTGTGCTAGGCGAAGAGTTGATCGTGAAACGAAATGACGAAGTGACCATTAAAGAAATAGAGAGGCTAAATCCAGATTTTATCATGATTTCGCCTGGGCCTTGCACGCCAAATGAAGCTGGCATCAGCCTCGAAGCGATTGCATATTTCGCTGGGAAAATTCCGATTTTTGGCGTCTGTCTTGGCCATCAAGCGATTGCGCAAGCATTTGGCGGAAAAATCGTTCGCGCCGACCGTTTAATGCACGGCAAGACATCGCAAGTATTTCACGATGGAAAAACGATTTTTAGCGGCATTCCTAGTCCGTTTACCGCTACTCGCTACCATTCCCTTATCGTTGAAAAAGAAACGTTGCCGGATTGTTTCGAGATTTCCGCTTGGACAGAGGAAAACGAAATCATGGCGATTCGTCACAAGACGCTGCCGGTGGAAGGAGTGCAGTTTCACCCGGAGTCGATTATGACCAGTCACGGAATGCAGTTGTTGAAAAACTTTATAGAAATATATAAAAGGGTTCGATAGTGGTATGTACGTATATATCAACGGAAACATCGTCCATAAAGATGAGGCGCGCATTTCTCCTTTTGACCACGGCTTTTTATACGGGCTTGGCGTATTTGAAACGTTTCGCACCTATGATGGTCATCCGTTTTTGCTCGATGACCATTTGGAGCGGTTAAACGGCAGTTTACGGGAGATGAATATTGTCAAAGTTTTTACCCGCGATGAAGTGAAAGAAATACTTGACCGATTATTAGAAGTGAACGGGTTAAGAGACGCCTATGTTCGTTTGAATGTTTCTGCAGGCATTGGCGATATTGGCTTGCAAACGGCTGCTTACGGCGCGCCGACGATTATTATGTATATGAAACCATTGTCTGCGCCATCCTTTACAAAAGGAAAAGTAGGAATTATTTTAAAAGCGAAGCGAAATACCCCGGAGGGAGCCGAACGGTTAAAATCGCATCATTATCTCAACAATATTATAGGGAAACGGGAAATTGGCAGCCGCACGGATGCGGAAGGAATTTTTCTGAATGAACATGGATATGTCGCCGAGGGAATCGTTTCAAACATTTTTTGGGTGAAAAACAAAACGGTATATACACCAGCAATTCGTACAGGAATTTTAAATGGTGTCACAAGACAGTTTGTGCTTGCGATGTTGAGGGCGCTAAACATCGTTTATGAGGAAGGGTTTTATCCACTAACGCATCTAGAGCAAGCTGATGAAATCTTTG
This window contains:
- the pabC gene encoding aminodeoxychorismate lyase; protein product: MYVYINGNIVHKDEARISPFDHGFLYGLGVFETFRTYDGHPFLLDDHLERLNGSLREMNIVKVFTRDEVKEILDRLLEVNGLRDAYVRLNVSAGIGDIGLQTAAYGAPTIIMYMKPLSAPSFTKGKVGIILKAKRNTPEGAERLKSHHYLNNIIGKREIGSRTDAEGIFLNEHGYVAEGIVSNIFWVKNKTVYTPAIRTGILNGVTRQFVLAMLRALNIVYEEGFYPLTHLEQADEIFVTNSVQEIVPIYQIEDHTYPGADGTITSLLRKHYRRFAPFLWTRHELAERIGD
- the hslO gene encoding Hsp33 family molecular chaperone HslO, producing the protein MGDYLVKALAYDGQVRAYAARTTETVSEAQRRHQTWPTASAALGRAITAGVMMGAMLKGDDKLTIKIDGGGPIGTILVDSNAKGEVRGYVTNPHVHFELNEHGKLDVARAVGKNGMLTVVKDLGLRDFFTGQVPIISGELGEDFTYYFASSEQVPSSVGVGVLVNPDNTILAAGGFIIQLMPGTEEKTIEQIEQRLQTIPPVSKMVESGLTPEEILEKLLGKGNVKVLETLPVAFVCRCSRERIADAIISLGPQEIQDIMEKEGYAEASCHFCNETYHFTKEELEQLKQLAEAKGE
- the trpE gene encoding anthranilate synthase component I: MEQKRKRKRRTVSYAYRDWFLQYKMLAHEQPYHVLLESGQGGRYSIIGFAPNGIIRATENQLHIVYHGEEKRYEGNPLLLLKQWFAGVSLSAADDDIPFQGGLIGYISYDGMRYIEKIPSYARDDLQLPYMYFFIFDDVFVYDHQNQLLHMVIHYRDGEELEAERRLSFYERCWLQEKKEDVHWSFQAKKADPSVSMTKEEFVQAVRRVHQYIAQGDVFQVNLSVRQSEPLLVHPFHIYEQLRVINPSPYMAYIHFPEFQIVSGSPELLIKKRGNDISTRPIAGTRSRGKTKEEDERIAQKLLANEKEIAEHAMLVDLERNDLGRVCQYGTVKVDEWMTIERYSHVMHIVSHVSGKLRQGKDAFDVIQAVFPGGTITGAPKVRTMEIIEELEPVRRGLYTGSIGWIGFNGDMEFNIAIRTMIAKDGIAHVQAGAGIVIDSHPEHEYEECLKKAAALWKAKELSEAEKLYKSMR
- the pabA gene encoding aminodeoxychorismate/anthranilate synthase component II yields the protein MIIMIDNYDSFTYNLVQYLGVLGEELIVKRNDEVTIKEIERLNPDFIMISPGPCTPNEAGISLEAIAYFAGKIPIFGVCLGHQAIAQAFGGKIVRADRLMHGKTSQVFHDGKTIFSGIPSPFTATRYHSLIVEKETLPDCFEISAWTEENEIMAIRHKTLPVEGVQFHPESIMTSHGMQLLKNFIEIYKRVR
- the cysK gene encoding cysteine synthase A; the encoded protein is MARTVNSITELIGDTPAVKLNRIVDEDSADVYLKLEFMNPGSSVKDRIALAMIEAAEKAGKLKPGDTIVEPTSGNTGIGLAMVAAAKGYKAVLVMPDTMSLERRNLLRAYGAELVLTPGSQGMRGAIEKAEELVREHGYFMPQQFKNEANPEIHRLTTGKEIVEQMGDQLDAFIAGVGTGGTITGAGQVLREKYPNIKIYAVEPADSPVLSGGKPGPHKIQGIGAGFVPDILDTNIYDGVITVTTEEAFAAARRAAREEGILGGISSGAAIHAALKVAKQLGKGKKVLAIIPSNGERYLSTPLYQFEE
- a CDS encoding type III pantothenate kinase → MIFVLDVGNTNTVLGVYDGDELKHHWRIETSRSKTEDEYGMTIKALLNHVGLQFSDIDGIIISSVVPPIMFALERMCLKYFHIKPIIVGPGIKTGLNIKYDNPREVGADRIVNAVAGIHLYGSPLIIVDFGTATTYCYINEHKQYMGGAIAPGIMISTEALFARAAKLPRIEIARPDDIIGKNTVSAMQAGILYGYVGQVEGIVSRMKAKSPIPPKVIATGGLASLIASESDVIDIVDPFLTLTGLKILYEKNVDKK